Proteins found in one Seonamhaeicola sp. S2-3 genomic segment:
- a CDS encoding efflux RND transporter permease subunit: MKLKFSSFTILTVFICLSIIGASLIPLLSIQLTPSKTKTTINVNYRWQDASAKAIEQEVTSKLEGVFNTIKGVKSISSTSDKGRANISITFKKNTNLDAVRFELANLIRQSHSELPDGVSYPNLSLSAPNENKSPILSYSINANESPYYIKKYAEQHILPKLSTIKGVNKVNVNGAAPFEWVIVYDTKVLYQLKLSVNDIQSAINTYLNTKELGNAVFKRPNNSVDNELSLNLAYKPETEINWNTIPIKKISNRVIYLENIAKVTYKEADVNSYYRINGLNTINMTIYAEQDVNTIDLANVVKTKVTDLIKELDTGYTIKLTHDTTEYVVEELQKIQKRTLFSFLILLILILIINRSFKYLAVLFLSIITNLLIAIIFYYLFHVELQLYSFAGITISFGIIIDNSIIMIDHIRHKGNKKAFLAILAATLTTIGALMIIFLLEESQQADLLDFALVIAINIGVSLLVSLYYVPALLEKMKVSNKRVKFSRKRKRRIIRFTNFYSRIIFWMKRPRYKWAFILIFILGFGIPFHLLPKELDGDDFYINIYNKSIGTEWFANDVRPTLEKIIGGALRLFTEDVFENSHYSEPERTTLRVTGKMPDGCTIQQLNEAINKMESYLSRFDEIELFETRISSYRNSNISIYFKEDHEFSGFPYTLKSLLESKAISLGGLDWAVTGVGRGFSNALGTGSKQNRIILEGYNYDKLYGYAEQLQQQLIDGSNSRVKDVEITSGSWRDNALYEYYLDFDTNKLALANVSQNQLYGYLKSQVHSGRLAPITNNNELQHVKLVSDKYKKFNVWDLKNTPITIQNKQYKLNQLASIEKKKTGNTIKKNNQQYSLTVAYDFLGTTQLAQRVRESAIENFEPKLPLGYKVFEQKYRRWNKKEKTQYYYLFIVIAIIFFICAILLESLKQPFAIISMIPISFIGVFLTFYLFDFNFDQGGYASFILLCGISVNSALYIINDFNNLKKDYPNRNNSSLYFKAFNYKIIPVVLTIVSTIVGLIPFVWHGQNEAFWFSFAVGSIGGLIFSLMGIFFYLPLFLRTSKRV, encoded by the coding sequence ATGAAACTCAAGTTTTCTTCCTTTACTATACTTACTGTCTTTATATGTCTGTCAATAATTGGTGCAAGTTTAATACCACTATTAAGCATTCAATTAACACCATCAAAAACCAAAACTACTATCAATGTAAATTATAGGTGGCAAGATGCTTCTGCAAAAGCTATAGAGCAAGAAGTTACTTCTAAACTAGAAGGTGTTTTTAATACTATTAAGGGTGTAAAAAGTATAAGTTCTACCTCTGATAAAGGTCGCGCAAACATATCAATTACATTTAAAAAAAACACCAATTTAGATGCTGTTAGGTTTGAACTAGCTAACCTAATTAGGCAATCGCATTCTGAACTCCCAGATGGAGTAAGTTATCCAAACCTTTCTTTAAGTGCACCAAATGAAAATAAATCGCCTATTTTATCTTATAGCATCAATGCTAACGAAAGTCCATATTATATTAAAAAATATGCGGAGCAGCATATACTCCCTAAGCTATCCACAATTAAGGGTGTAAATAAAGTAAATGTTAATGGTGCAGCCCCTTTTGAATGGGTTATTGTATATGACACCAAAGTGCTTTATCAACTAAAACTTTCTGTAAATGATATCCAAAGTGCCATCAATACCTATCTTAACACAAAAGAATTAGGGAATGCTGTTTTTAAAAGACCGAATAATTCCGTTGACAATGAACTATCATTAAACCTAGCTTACAAACCAGAAACTGAAATAAACTGGAATACCATTCCTATAAAAAAGATATCAAATAGAGTTATTTACTTAGAGAATATTGCAAAAGTGACTTACAAGGAAGCTGATGTAAATAGTTATTATAGAATAAATGGTTTAAATACTATTAATATGACCATTTATGCAGAACAAGATGTTAACACTATTGATTTAGCAAATGTTGTAAAAACTAAAGTTACTGATTTAATTAAAGAATTAGATACAGGTTATACCATTAAGCTAACTCATGACACAACAGAATATGTGGTTGAGGAATTGCAGAAAATTCAAAAACGCACTTTGTTTTCGTTTCTTATTTTATTAATCTTAATTCTTATTATTAATAGAAGCTTTAAATATTTAGCTGTTTTATTTCTAAGCATTATAACAAACCTTCTTATTGCCATTATTTTTTATTATCTATTCCATGTAGAACTCCAACTATATTCTTTTGCAGGTATTACCATTTCTTTCGGGATTATTATAGATAATAGTATCATCATGATAGATCATATAAGACACAAAGGTAATAAAAAAGCGTTTTTAGCTATTTTAGCGGCAACATTAACGACTATAGGCGCACTAATGATTATCTTTTTATTAGAAGAAAGTCAACAAGCCGATTTGTTGGATTTCGCTTTGGTTATTGCTATAAATATTGGTGTGTCTTTATTAGTATCGCTGTATTATGTGCCAGCGCTTTTAGAGAAAATGAAGGTGTCTAATAAACGTGTTAAATTTTCAAGGAAACGCAAAAGAAGAATTATAAGGTTTACAAATTTTTATTCACGAATTATTTTTTGGATGAAAAGACCACGCTATAAATGGGCGTTTATCTTAATTTTTATATTAGGTTTCGGTATTCCTTTTCATTTATTACCAAAAGAACTAGATGGTGATGATTTTTACATAAATATTTATAATAAAAGTATAGGAACAGAATGGTTTGCTAATGATGTAAGACCCACTTTAGAAAAAATAATTGGAGGTGCTTTAAGGTTGTTTACTGAAGATGTTTTTGAAAATTCTCATTATTCTGAACCTGAAAGAACCACATTACGAGTTACGGGTAAAATGCCTGATGGATGTACTATTCAACAACTTAATGAAGCCATCAATAAAATGGAATCTTATTTAAGTCGATTTGATGAAATTGAATTGTTTGAAACACGTATATCGAGTTATAGAAATTCTAATATTTCCATTTACTTTAAAGAGGATCATGAGTTTAGTGGCTTCCCATACACTTTAAAAAGTTTACTGGAATCTAAAGCCATTAGTCTTGGCGGATTAGATTGGGCAGTTACTGGTGTTGGTAGAGGATTTTCAAATGCCTTAGGGACGGGCTCCAAACAAAATAGGATTATTTTAGAAGGTTATAATTATGATAAATTGTATGGGTATGCAGAACAATTGCAACAGCAATTAATTGATGGTTCAAATTCACGTGTTAAAGATGTAGAAATAACTAGCGGGAGTTGGCGAGATAATGCTTTGTATGAGTATTATTTAGACTTTGATACCAATAAACTGGCACTTGCTAATGTGTCTCAAAATCAATTATATGGCTACTTAAAAAGTCAAGTCCATTCTGGACGTCTCGCACCGATAACCAATAATAATGAATTACAACATGTAAAGTTAGTTTCAGATAAATACAAAAAGTTTAATGTTTGGGACTTAAAAAATACACCAATAACTATTCAGAATAAGCAATATAAGTTAAACCAATTAGCGTCCATAGAAAAAAAGAAAACCGGAAATACTATTAAAAAGAACAATCAGCAATACAGTTTGACTGTTGCTTACGATTTTTTAGGAACAACACAGCTAGCTCAAAGAGTCAGAGAAAGCGCCATTGAAAACTTTGAACCTAAGCTACCACTTGGTTATAAAGTTTTTGAACAAAAGTATAGACGTTGGAATAAAAAAGAAAAAACACAATATTATTATTTATTTATAGTCATCGCTATTATATTTTTTATTTGTGCCATTCTTTTAGAATCATTAAAACAGCCCTTTGCAATAATTAGTATGATTCCTATTTCATTCATTGGCGTGTTTTTAACGTTCTATCTATTCGATTTTAATTTTGATCAGGGAGGTTATGCGTCCTTTATTTTGCTTTGTGGTATAAGTGTAAATTCAGCATTATACATTATTAATGATTTTAATAATTTAAAAAAGGATTACCCAAATAGAAACAATAGCTCCCTATACTTCAAGGCATTTAATTATAAAATAATTCCTGTAGTGTTAACTATAGTATCTACGATTGTAGGATTAATACCTTTTGTATGGCATGGACAAAACGAAGCCTTTTGGTTTTCATTCGCTGTAGGTTCTATTGGAGGTTTAATTTTTTCTTTGATGGGGATATTTTTCTATTTGCCTTTATTCTTAAGGACAAGTAAGAGAGTTTGA
- the lepB gene encoding signal peptidase I encodes MKKRVIFLLITVLVLTITGLFWLVLGILVFSILCFISFLLLSQIRQSIVKKAIKSILIFTGVLIVVISIKLFAFNIFRIPSSSMKNALFPNDVIIINKLKYGPRLPRSPFDIPLVNIGYYFNENAKKRFKEYWWPYRRFSGTASIEQGDVIVFNSPWEKDFILVKRCVAISGDTLHIENGIVYTNGKVFKVNTEKHKYKFEIITEKKAFRKTLNGQGLSHVNFMKSSSEHVLKSKLSQNEVDIIKNTESVKNFQLILDTFNLDRKLLAKLPNKNWTYDNMGPFIIPKIGLQIDLNQDNFLLYNQTINKFENANLKYVDGKVYVDGKIASTYTFKKNYYFMMGDNRKATADSRAWGFLPEENIIGKVQCVLFSNFKNKFQWNRLLKSVD; translated from the coding sequence ATGAAAAAACGGGTGATTTTTTTGCTAATTACTGTTTTGGTTTTGACAATAACAGGTCTGTTTTGGTTAGTATTAGGTATTTTGGTATTCTCTATACTGTGTTTTATCTCATTTTTGTTGCTTTCCCAAATTAGACAATCCATAGTAAAGAAAGCAATAAAAAGTATTTTAATTTTTACCGGGGTACTAATTGTGGTAATAAGCATAAAACTGTTTGCTTTTAACATTTTTAGAATTCCCAGTTCCTCCATGAAAAATGCTTTGTTTCCTAATGATGTCATTATAATTAACAAACTAAAATACGGCCCACGGTTACCACGCTCTCCTTTTGATATTCCCTTGGTAAACATAGGATACTATTTCAATGAAAATGCAAAAAAACGTTTTAAAGAGTATTGGTGGCCTTATCGAAGATTTTCAGGAACGGCCTCAATAGAACAAGGAGATGTTATCGTTTTTAACTCCCCTTGGGAAAAAGACTTTATTTTAGTAAAACGCTGTGTGGCCATCTCTGGTGACACGTTGCATATAGAAAATGGCATAGTTTATACTAACGGTAAAGTTTTTAAAGTTAACACTGAAAAACATAAATATAAGTTTGAAATAATAACCGAGAAAAAGGCCTTTCGTAAAACATTAAATGGACAAGGTTTGAGTCATGTTAACTTTATGAAAAGTAGTAGTGAGCATGTTTTAAAATCTAAATTATCTCAGAATGAAGTAGATATCATTAAAAACACAGAAAGTGTTAAGAATTTTCAGTTGATATTAGATACTTTTAATCTTGACAGAAAGTTGCTAGCAAAATTACCCAACAAAAACTGGACTTATGATAACATGGGGCCATTTATAATACCAAAAATAGGGTTACAAATTGATTTAAACCAAGATAATTTTTTATTGTATAACCAAACCATTAACAAATTTGAAAACGCGAATTTAAAATATGTTGACGGTAAGGTTTATGTTGACGGCAAAATAGCTTCAACTTATACTTTTAAGAAGAACTATTATTTTATGATGGGTGATAATAGAAAAGCAACTGCAGATTCTAGAGCATGGGGTTTTTTACCTGAGGAAAACATTATTGGTAAGGTACAATGCGTGTTATTTTCGAATTTTAAAAATAAATTTCAATGGAATCGTTTATTAAAAAGTGTAGATTAG